The Streptomyces sp. NBC_01689 genome includes a window with the following:
- a CDS encoding APC family permease yields the protein MSKLTDVPKRILIGRALRSDRLGETLLPKRIALPVFASDPLSSVAYAPGEVLLVLSIAGVSAYHFSPWIAVAVVVLMFTVVASYRQNVHAYPSGGGDYEVANTNLGPRAGLTVASALLVDYVLTVAVSITSGIENLGSAIPFVVEHKVLCAVVVIVLLTLMNLRGVKESGKLFAIPTYVFVAGVFIMIAWGAFRGLVLNDTMRAPTADYHIKAEHQGLAGFALVFLLLRAFSSGCAALTGVEAISNGVPAFRKPKSKNAASTLAAMGLLAVTMFCGIIALAMTTKVRMAENPATDLIHHGVPIGSGYVQNPVISQVAEAVFGKGSFLFIVLAAATALVLFLAANTAYNGFPLLGSILAQDRYLPRQLHTRGDRLAFSNGIVLLAGAATLLVVIYGADSTRLIQLYIVGVFVSFTLSQTGMVRHWNRHLRTEQDPAKRSHMIRSRAINTFGAFFTGLVLVVVLVTKFTHGAWVALLGMVIFYATMSAIRKHYDRVAEEIAAPEGPSDDSVRPSRVHSVVLISKIHRPTLRALAYAKLMRSDTLEALSVNVDPAETKALREEWERRGITVPLKVLDSPYREITRPVIEYVKGLRRESPRDAVSVIIPEYVVGHWYEHLLHNQSALRLKGRLLFTPGVMVTSVPYQLESSEAAKQRARRRQDWNAPGAVRRGPAEERPKESTTPKG from the coding sequence GTGTCCAAACTGACCGACGTGCCCAAACGGATCCTGATCGGGCGCGCACTGCGCAGTGATCGGCTCGGAGAGACGCTCCTGCCGAAGCGCATCGCACTCCCCGTCTTCGCTTCCGACCCGCTCTCCTCCGTGGCGTACGCGCCCGGCGAGGTGCTGCTGGTCCTTTCCATCGCGGGCGTGTCGGCCTACCACTTCAGCCCCTGGATCGCGGTCGCGGTCGTCGTGCTGATGTTCACGGTCGTGGCGTCGTACCGCCAGAACGTGCACGCGTACCCCAGCGGCGGCGGCGACTACGAGGTGGCCAACACCAACCTCGGCCCCCGGGCCGGCCTCACCGTCGCCAGCGCACTGCTCGTCGACTACGTCCTCACCGTCGCCGTGTCGATCACGTCGGGCATCGAGAACCTCGGCTCCGCCATCCCCTTCGTCGTCGAGCACAAGGTGCTGTGCGCCGTCGTCGTCATCGTGCTCCTCACGCTGATGAACCTGCGCGGGGTCAAGGAGTCCGGAAAGCTCTTCGCGATCCCGACGTACGTCTTCGTGGCGGGCGTCTTCATCATGATCGCGTGGGGCGCCTTCCGCGGGCTCGTCCTCAACGACACCATGCGGGCACCGACCGCCGACTACCACATCAAGGCCGAGCACCAGGGGCTCGCGGGCTTCGCGCTCGTCTTCCTGCTGCTGCGCGCCTTCTCCTCCGGGTGCGCCGCGCTGACCGGCGTCGAGGCCATCTCCAACGGCGTCCCCGCCTTCCGCAAACCGAAGTCGAAGAACGCGGCGTCCACCCTGGCCGCGATGGGCCTGCTCGCCGTCACCATGTTCTGCGGCATCATCGCGCTGGCCATGACGACCAAGGTCCGGATGGCCGAGAACCCGGCCACCGACCTGATCCACCACGGTGTCCCGATCGGCTCCGGCTACGTCCAGAACCCGGTGATCTCCCAGGTGGCCGAGGCCGTCTTCGGCAAGGGCAGCTTCCTGTTCATCGTGCTGGCGGCGGCCACCGCGCTGGTCCTGTTCCTCGCGGCGAACACCGCGTACAACGGCTTCCCGCTGCTCGGCTCGATCCTCGCCCAGGACCGCTACCTCCCGCGCCAGCTGCACACCCGCGGCGACCGCCTCGCCTTCTCCAACGGCATCGTGCTGCTCGCGGGCGCCGCGACCCTGCTCGTGGTCATCTACGGAGCGGACTCGACGCGGCTCATCCAGCTCTACATCGTCGGCGTCTTCGTCTCCTTCACGCTGAGCCAGACCGGCATGGTCCGGCACTGGAACCGCCACCTGCGCACCGAGCAGGACCCGGCCAAGCGCAGCCACATGATCCGCTCCCGGGCCATCAACACCTTCGGAGCCTTCTTCACCGGCCTGGTGCTGGTCGTCGTCCTGGTCACCAAGTTCACCCACGGCGCCTGGGTCGCCCTGCTCGGCATGGTGATCTTCTACGCGACGATGAGCGCGATCCGTAAGCACTACGACCGGGTCGCCGAGGAGATCGCCGCCCCCGAGGGCCCCTCCGACGACAGCGTGCGGCCCTCCCGGGTCCACTCCGTCGTCCTGATCTCCAAGATCCACCGGCCGACCCTGCGCGCCCTCGCCTACGCCAAGCTGATGCGCTCCGACACCCTCGAAGCGCTCAGCGTCAACGTCGACCCGGCCGAGACCAAGGCGCTGCGCGAGGAGTGGGAACGCCGCGGCATCACCGTGCCGCTGAAGGTCCTCGACTCCCCGTACCGCGAGATCACCCGGCCGGTCATCGAGTACGTGAAGGGACTGCGCCGGGAATCCCCGCGCGACGCCGTCTCCGTCATCATCCCCGAGTACGTGGTCGGTCACTGGTACGAGCATCTGCTGCACAACCAGAGCGCGCTGCGCCTCAAGGGCCGGCTGCTGTTCACGCCCGGCGTGATGGTGACCTCCGTGCCCTACCAGCTGGAGTCCTCCGAGGCCGCCAAGCAGCGGGCCCGCAGGCGCCAGGACTGGAACGCCCCGGGCGCGGTGCGCCGGGGTCCGGCGGAGGAGCGGCCGAAGGAGTCCACGACCCCCAAGGGCTGA
- a CDS encoding potassium channel family protein has product MHIVIMGCGRVGSALAQTLEQQGHTVAVIDQDPTAFRRLGSGFGGRRVTGVGFDQDTLREAGIEEAGAFAAVSSGDNSNIIAARVAREMFGIENVAARIYDPRRAEVYQRLGIPTVATVRWTADQMLRRLLPSGAEPLWRDPTGGVQLAEVHASASWVGHKISRLQDETGVRVAFLTRLGEAILPTSQTVLQEGDLVHVMMRTDDVEKVEASFAEGPEEESGH; this is encoded by the coding sequence GTGCACATCGTCATCATGGGCTGCGGCAGAGTGGGTTCCGCTCTCGCCCAGACCCTGGAGCAACAGGGGCACACGGTCGCGGTGATCGACCAGGACCCCACCGCCTTCCGACGACTCGGCTCCGGTTTCGGCGGCCGTCGTGTCACCGGGGTCGGCTTCGACCAGGACACCCTGCGCGAGGCGGGCATCGAGGAGGCCGGCGCCTTCGCCGCCGTGTCCAGCGGGGACAACTCGAACATCATCGCCGCCCGGGTCGCCCGGGAGATGTTCGGCATCGAGAACGTCGCGGCGCGCATCTACGACCCGCGCCGGGCCGAGGTCTACCAGCGCCTGGGCATCCCGACCGTCGCCACCGTCCGCTGGACGGCCGACCAGATGCTGCGCCGCCTGCTGCCGTCCGGCGCCGAGCCGCTGTGGCGCGATCCCACCGGTGGGGTGCAGCTGGCCGAGGTGCACGCCTCCGCCTCCTGGGTCGGCCACAAGATCAGCCGCCTCCAGGACGAGACCGGCGTGCGGGTGGCGTTCCTGACCCGGCTCGGCGAGGCGATCCTGCCCACCTCGCAGACGGTGCTGCAGGAGGGCGACCTCGTGCACGTGATGATGCGCACGGACGACGTCGAGAAGGTCGAGGCGTCGTTCGCCGAGGGCCCCGAAGAGGAGAGCGGTCACTGA
- a CDS encoding potassium channel family protein has product MRVAIAGAGAVGRSIAGELLENGHEILLIDKAPTAISVERVPQAEWLLADACEITSLDEAALQRCNVVIAATGDDKVNLVVSLLAKTEYGVPRVVARVNNPKNEWLFNEAWGVDVAVSTPRLMSALVEEAVSVGDLVRLLRFSHGDANLVELTLPPESALAGTQVGDVEWPQDTSLVTIIRGTRVLTPSQEDSLEAGDELLFVAAQAREEQLEDLLSVRREDAPN; this is encoded by the coding sequence ATGAGGGTCGCCATTGCCGGTGCCGGCGCCGTGGGCCGCTCGATCGCGGGCGAGCTCCTGGAGAACGGCCACGAGATCCTGCTGATCGACAAGGCGCCGACCGCCATCTCGGTCGAGCGCGTCCCGCAGGCGGAGTGGCTGCTCGCCGACGCCTGCGAGATCACCTCCCTGGACGAGGCGGCACTGCAACGCTGCAACGTGGTCATCGCGGCCACCGGTGACGACAAGGTCAACCTGGTCGTCTCACTGCTCGCCAAGACGGAGTACGGCGTTCCGCGCGTCGTCGCCCGTGTCAACAACCCGAAGAACGAGTGGCTGTTCAACGAGGCCTGGGGCGTCGACGTCGCCGTCTCCACCCCGCGCCTCATGTCCGCCCTCGTGGAGGAGGCGGTGAGCGTCGGCGACCTGGTCCGCCTGCTGCGCTTCAGCCACGGGGACGCGAACCTGGTCGAACTGACCCTCCCGCCGGAGTCGGCCCTCGCCGGCACGCAGGTGGGTGACGTGGAGTGGCCCCAGGACACCTCCCTGGTCACGATCATCCGGGGCACCCGGGTGCTCACCCCCTCCCAGGAGGACTCCCTGGAGGCGGGCGACGAACTCCTCTTCGTGGCCGCCCAGGCGCGCGAGGAACAGTTGGAGGACCTGCTCTCGGTCCGCCGCGAGGACGCGCCGAACTAG
- a CDS encoding alginate lyase family protein, whose protein sequence is MLDAPARPRRRPRTALLAVAATAALVSGLLTWPAAHRADAAPAVFAHPGVTVSQGQLDFARTKVNAGAQPWKGAYDQMMASKYASLTRTAKPRATVECGSYSNPNYGCTDEREDAIAAYTDALAWYITRDDRYAKKSIELMDAWSAVIKDHTNSNAPLQTGWAGSSWPKAAEIIKYTYTGTWANSGRFATMLRNVYLPEVINGSNSNGNWELSMMEAAVGISVFLEDRTSYDKAMAKFRTRTAAYVYLASDGDLPKTVPSQNLDTRAKIVSYWQGQSTFVTGLTQETCRDFTHTGYGISAISHIAETSRIQGADLYGTDVGERLRQALGFQSKYQLGEAVPSSLCGGSLTLGLGPVTEVGYNALHNRLGIAMTNTQRLTEQNRPSGSNNLFVAWETLTHGDNPS, encoded by the coding sequence ATGCTTGACGCCCCCGCACGCCCTCGCCGCCGGCCACGCACCGCCCTCCTCGCCGTCGCCGCGACGGCCGCCCTGGTCTCCGGCCTCCTCACCTGGCCCGCCGCCCACCGCGCCGACGCCGCTCCCGCCGTCTTCGCGCACCCCGGGGTCACCGTCTCCCAGGGACAGCTGGACTTCGCCCGCACGAAGGTCAACGCGGGAGCCCAGCCCTGGAAGGGCGCGTACGACCAGATGATGGCGAGCAAGTACGCCTCGCTGACCCGCACCGCCAAGCCCCGTGCCACCGTGGAGTGCGGCTCGTACTCCAACCCCAACTACGGCTGCACCGACGAGCGCGAGGACGCGATCGCCGCGTACACGGACGCCCTCGCCTGGTACATCACCCGCGACGACCGCTACGCGAAGAAGTCCATCGAGCTGATGGACGCCTGGTCGGCCGTCATCAAGGACCACACCAACAGCAACGCGCCCCTGCAGACCGGCTGGGCCGGCTCCTCCTGGCCCAAGGCCGCCGAGATCATCAAGTACACCTACACCGGCACCTGGGCCAACTCCGGACGCTTCGCGACCATGCTGCGCAACGTCTACCTGCCCGAGGTGATCAACGGCTCCAACTCCAACGGGAACTGGGAGCTGTCGATGATGGAGGCGGCCGTCGGCATCTCCGTCTTCCTCGAGGACAGGACCTCGTACGACAAGGCCATGGCGAAGTTCCGGACCAGGACCGCCGCGTACGTCTACCTCGCCTCCGACGGCGACCTGCCCAAGACGGTGCCGAGCCAGAACCTCGACACCAGGGCGAAGATCGTCAGCTACTGGCAGGGGCAGTCCACCTTCGTCACCGGCCTCACCCAGGAGACCTGCCGCGACTTCACCCACACCGGGTACGGCATCTCGGCCATCTCCCACATCGCCGAGACCAGCCGCATCCAGGGCGCCGACCTCTACGGCACCGACGTCGGCGAGCGGCTGCGCCAGGCGCTCGGCTTCCAGTCCAAGTACCAGCTGGGCGAGGCGGTGCCGAGCTCACTGTGCGGCGGCTCCCTCACCCTCGGGCTCGGACCGGTCACCGAGGTCGGCTACAACGCCCTGCACAACCGGCTGGGCATCGCCATGACCAACACCCAGCGGCTGACCGAACAGAACCGGCCGTCCGGCAGCAACAACCTCTTCGTCGCCTGGGAGACTCTGACCCACGGGGACAACCCCAGCTGA
- a CDS encoding response regulator, with protein MTRVLVVDDEPQITRALVINLKARKYEVDAAPDGATALQLAAARHPDVVVLDLGLPDMDGVEVIRGLRGWTRVPILVLSARHSSDEKVEALDAGADDYVTKPFGMDELLARLRAAVRRAEPNGSGEDDVVVDTEDFTVDLAAKKVNRGGRDVRLTPTEWHLLEVLVRNTGRLVSQKQLLQEVWGPSYGTETNYLRVYMAQLRRKLEADPSHPRHFITEPGMGYRFER; from the coding sequence ATGACCCGGGTCCTCGTGGTCGACGACGAGCCGCAGATCACCCGAGCCCTCGTCATCAACCTGAAGGCACGCAAGTACGAGGTCGACGCGGCCCCCGACGGCGCCACCGCGCTCCAGCTCGCCGCCGCCCGCCATCCCGACGTCGTCGTGCTCGACCTCGGGCTGCCCGACATGGACGGCGTCGAGGTGATCAGGGGACTGCGCGGCTGGACCCGGGTCCCGATCCTGGTGCTCTCCGCCCGTCACTCCTCCGACGAGAAGGTGGAGGCGCTCGACGCGGGCGCCGACGACTACGTCACCAAACCCTTCGGCATGGACGAACTGCTGGCCCGGCTGCGCGCCGCCGTCCGCCGTGCCGAGCCCAACGGGTCCGGCGAGGACGACGTCGTCGTGGACACCGAGGACTTCACCGTCGACCTGGCGGCCAAGAAGGTCAACCGCGGCGGGCGCGACGTACGGCTGACCCCCACGGAGTGGCACCTCCTGGAGGTCCTGGTCCGCAACACCGGCCGTCTGGTCAGCCAGAAGCAGCTGCTCCAGGAGGTGTGGGGGCCGTCGTACGGCACGGAGACGAACTATCTGCGGGTCTACATGGCCCAGCTGCGCCGCAAGCTGGAGGCGGACCCCTCGCATCCCCGGCACTTCATCACGGAGCCGGGGATGGGCTACCGCTTCGAGAGATGA
- a CDS encoding OB-fold nucleic acid binding domain-containing protein: MSAVPRSEKPAGRFRRMIDRLSSSQEDLESEELREEAETTGCTRIGDCHDRQIVTVTGTLRTVTLRPRAGVPALEAELFDGSAALDVVWLGRRSIVGIEPGRKMIASGRISMSRGRRVLFNPKYELRPLGRE; encoded by the coding sequence ATGAGTGCTGTTCCTCGTTCCGAAAAGCCGGCGGGCCGGTTCCGGCGCATGATAGACCGGCTCTCCTCGTCCCAGGAGGACCTGGAGTCCGAGGAGCTGCGCGAGGAAGCCGAGACGACGGGGTGCACCCGTATCGGCGACTGCCACGACCGGCAGATCGTCACGGTTACTGGTACCTTGCGCACGGTCACCCTCCGGCCGCGCGCGGGAGTCCCGGCCCTGGAGGCCGAGCTGTTCGACGGCTCGGCGGCTCTGGACGTGGTCTGGCTCGGCCGGCGGTCCATCGTGGGGATCGAGCCGGGGCGCAAGATGATCGCTTCGGGCCGCATCTCGATGAGCCGGGGCCGTAGGGTGCTGTTCAACCCGAAGTACGAACTCAGACCGCTCGGACGGGAGTAG
- a CDS encoding sensor histidine kinase, which translates to MGRGKLRIYLGAAPGVGKTYAMLSEAHRRLERGTDCVVAFVEHHGRPRTEVMLHGLEQVPRKELDYRGSSFTEMDVDAVLLRAPAVALVDELAHTNVPGSRNAKRWQDVAELLAAGIDVVSTVNIQHLESLGDVVESITGVRQRETVPDEVVRRADQIELVDMSPPALRRRMAHGNIYKSDKVDAALSNYFRPGNLTALRELALLWVADRVDEYLTEYRSEHQVSRIWGSRERIVVGLTGGPEGRTLIRRAARLAEKGAGGEVMAVYIARSDGLTNASPKELAVQRTLVEDLGGTFHHVIGDDIPVSLLDFARGVNATQIVLGSSRRKTWQYVFGPGVGTTVARESGPDLDVHIVTHDEVAKGRGLPAARGARLGRSRIIWGWLIGLGGPVVLALLLNTVDLGLANDMLLFLTVTVAAALLGGLFPALASAAFGSLLLNYFYTPPLHRFTISDPKNIVAIVIFVGVAISVASVVDLAARRTHQAARLRAESEILSFLAGSVLRGETSLEALLERVRETFAMESVALLERAGDVDPWTCAGSVGPRSPLRPEDADVDMPVGDHMALALSGRVLPASDRRVLAAFAAQAAVVLDRQRLQHEADQAKELAEGNRIRTALLAAVSHDLRTPLAAIKAAVSSLRSDDVAWSEEDRAELQEAIEEGADRLDHLVGNLLDMSRLQTGTVTPLIREIDLDEVVPMALGGVPEDSVDLEIPEILPMVAVDAGLLERAVANLVENAVKYSPAGERVLVAASAIADRVEVRVVDRGPGVPDEAKERIFAPFQRYGDAPRGAGVGLGLAVARGFAESMGGTLNAEDTPGGGLTMVLTVRAVDRRPEPLTSPAAAERQVS; encoded by the coding sequence ATGGGACGCGGCAAGCTTCGGATCTACCTCGGCGCGGCACCGGGGGTCGGCAAGACGTACGCGATGCTGTCCGAGGCCCACCGGCGCCTGGAGCGCGGCACGGACTGCGTCGTCGCCTTCGTGGAGCACCACGGCCGGCCCCGCACCGAGGTGATGCTGCACGGTCTGGAGCAGGTCCCGCGCAAGGAGCTCGACTACCGGGGCTCCTCGTTCACCGAGATGGACGTGGACGCCGTACTGCTCCGCGCCCCCGCCGTCGCCCTGGTGGACGAACTCGCCCACACCAACGTCCCCGGCTCCCGCAACGCCAAGCGCTGGCAGGACGTGGCGGAACTGCTGGCGGCCGGGATCGACGTCGTCTCGACCGTCAACATCCAGCACCTGGAGTCACTCGGTGACGTCGTCGAGTCCATAACCGGCGTACGGCAGCGCGAGACTGTCCCCGACGAGGTCGTCCGCCGCGCGGACCAGATCGAACTGGTCGACATGTCGCCCCCGGCGCTGCGCCGCCGCATGGCGCACGGCAACATCTACAAGTCCGACAAGGTCGACGCGGCCCTGTCCAACTACTTCCGCCCCGGCAACCTCACCGCGCTGCGTGAGCTGGCCCTGCTCTGGGTGGCCGACCGCGTCGACGAGTACCTGACCGAGTACCGCAGCGAGCACCAGGTCTCCAGGATCTGGGGCTCGCGCGAACGGATCGTGGTGGGGCTGACCGGCGGACCCGAGGGACGCACCCTGATCCGCCGTGCCGCGCGGCTCGCCGAGAAGGGCGCGGGCGGCGAGGTCATGGCCGTCTACATCGCGCGCAGCGACGGACTCACGAACGCCTCGCCCAAGGAGCTGGCCGTCCAGCGCACCCTGGTCGAGGACCTCGGCGGCACCTTCCACCACGTCATCGGCGACGACATCCCCGTCTCGCTGCTGGACTTCGCGCGCGGGGTCAACGCCACCCAGATCGTGCTCGGCTCCTCCCGCCGCAAGACCTGGCAGTACGTCTTCGGACCCGGCGTCGGCACCACGGTCGCCCGGGAGTCCGGACCCGACCTGGACGTCCACATCGTCACCCATGACGAGGTCGCCAAGGGGCGCGGCCTGCCCGCGGCCCGGGGCGCGCGGCTCGGCCGCTCCCGGATCATCTGGGGCTGGCTGATCGGCCTCGGCGGCCCGGTGGTCCTCGCGCTGCTGCTCAACACGGTCGACCTCGGCCTCGCCAACGACATGCTGCTGTTCCTGACGGTGACGGTCGCCGCCGCCCTGCTCGGCGGACTCTTCCCGGCCCTCGCCTCGGCGGCCTTCGGCTCCCTGCTGCTGAACTACTTCTACACACCGCCGCTGCACCGCTTCACGATCTCCGACCCCAAGAACATCGTCGCCATCGTGATCTTCGTGGGCGTCGCCATCTCCGTGGCCTCCGTGGTGGACCTGGCCGCCCGCCGCACCCACCAGGCGGCCAGACTGCGCGCGGAGTCCGAGATCCTGTCCTTCCTCGCGGGCAGCGTCCTGCGCGGCGAGACCAGCCTGGAAGCCCTGCTGGAACGGGTCCGGGAGACCTTCGCGATGGAGTCGGTCGCCCTGCTGGAGCGGGCGGGCGACGTCGACCCGTGGACCTGCGCGGGCAGCGTCGGCCCGCGGTCGCCGCTGCGGCCCGAGGACGCGGACGTGGACATGCCGGTCGGCGACCACATGGCGCTCGCGCTCTCCGGACGCGTCCTGCCCGCCTCCGACCGCAGGGTGCTCGCCGCGTTCGCCGCCCAGGCGGCCGTCGTACTGGACCGCCAGCGCCTCCAGCACGAGGCCGACCAGGCGAAGGAGCTGGCCGAGGGCAACCGCATCCGCACCGCGCTGCTCGCCGCCGTCAGCCATGACCTGCGCACCCCGCTGGCCGCGATCAAGGCCGCCGTGTCCTCCCTGCGGTCCGACGACGTGGCCTGGTCGGAGGAGGACCGGGCGGAGCTCCAGGAGGCGATCGAGGAGGGCGCCGACCGTCTCGACCACCTGGTGGGCAACCTGCTCGACATGTCCCGCCTGCAGACCGGCACGGTCACCCCACTGATCCGTGAGATCGACCTCGACGAGGTGGTGCCGATGGCACTGGGCGGGGTCCCCGAGGACAGCGTCGACCTGGAGATCCCCGAGATCCTGCCGATGGTCGCCGTCGACGCGGGACTGCTGGAACGGGCGGTCGCCAACCTCGTCGAGAACGCCGTCAAGTACAGCCCCGCGGGCGAGCGGGTCCTCGTGGCCGCGAGCGCCATCGCCGACCGGGTGGAGGTACGCGTGGTCGACCGCGGCCCCGGCGTCCCCGACGAGGCCAAGGAGCGGATCTTCGCCCCCTTCCAGCGCTACGGCGACGCCCCGCGCGGAGCCGGGGTGGGCCTCGGGCTCGCCGTGGCCCGTGGCTTCGCCGAATCGATGGGCGGCACACTGAACGCCGAGGACACCCCCGGCGGCGGACTCACCATGGTGCTCACGGTCCGGGCGGTGGACCGCCGCCCCGAGCCGCTCACCTCACCGGCAGCAGCAGAAAGGCAGGTCTCATGA
- a CDS encoding GNAT family N-acetyltransferase has translation MEPVSLTTERLLIRPHDARDEDALLAACQDPEIGRWTDFPVPYERRHAAFYLRALVPRGWRDDTMYHFAVERRGDGDGILLASVNVHRQGDVWGVGYWTVAEHRGRGYATEAVGALARWAFTELGVQRLEWRAEAGNRGSWAVARKAGFVWEGAMRAAQTGRGGLRDTWIGALLPGDLGLPFALPYRPAADDLQMSQG, from the coding sequence ATGGAACCTGTCTCGCTCACCACCGAGCGTCTGCTGATCCGCCCGCACGACGCGCGGGACGAGGACGCGCTCCTCGCCGCCTGCCAGGACCCCGAGATCGGGCGGTGGACGGACTTCCCCGTGCCCTACGAACGCCGGCACGCGGCCTTCTACCTACGGGCGCTGGTACCGCGGGGCTGGCGCGACGACACGATGTACCACTTCGCGGTGGAGCGGCGGGGCGACGGCGACGGCATCCTGCTGGCGTCCGTCAACGTGCACCGGCAGGGCGACGTCTGGGGGGTCGGGTACTGGACGGTCGCGGAGCACCGGGGCCGGGGCTACGCGACCGAGGCGGTCGGCGCTCTGGCCCGCTGGGCGTTCACCGAGCTGGGCGTGCAGCGTCTGGAGTGGCGGGCGGAGGCGGGCAACCGGGGCTCGTGGGCGGTGGCCCGGAAGGCCGGCTTCGTCTGGGAGGGAGCCATGCGGGCCGCGCAGACGGGCCGGGGAGGGCTGCGGGACACCTGGATCGGGGCGCTGCTGCCCGGCGACCTGGGCCTGCCGTTCGCGCTGCCGTACCGTCCCGCGGCCGACGATCTCCAGATGTCCCAGGGGTGA
- a CDS encoding ABC transporter ATP-binding protein, producing MSQVATDTAVRVENVHRTYGSGAAAVHALRGVSFEVPRGELVALRGRPGAGRSTLLHLVGGLDAPDAGRITVDGLEPAALDEDALLELRRDRIGLLLPSAGLVPVLTVAENVAAPLRLRGAPARGSEGRVERLLSLVGLAGHTTSRPADLSAGQRRSAALARALVHGPALLIADEPAGPPGAGNGPAFLELLRAVVRAEHLTALVAARDADPAGPADRVLELNDGRLAAH from the coding sequence ATGAGCCAGGTCGCCACGGACACCGCGGTGCGCGTCGAGAACGTGCACCGCACGTACGGCAGCGGCGCCGCCGCCGTACACGCGCTGCGCGGGGTCTCCTTCGAGGTCCCGCGCGGCGAGCTCGTCGCCCTCCGGGGCCGCCCCGGAGCGGGCAGAAGCACGCTCCTCCACCTCGTCGGCGGCCTCGACGCCCCGGACGCCGGCCGGATCACCGTCGACGGGCTGGAGCCGGCCGCCCTGGACGAGGACGCCCTGCTGGAACTGCGCCGGGACCGGATCGGCCTCCTGCTCCCGTCCGCCGGCCTCGTCCCCGTCCTCACCGTCGCCGAGAACGTCGCCGCCCCGCTGCGGCTGCGCGGTGCCCCGGCGCGCGGGTCCGAGGGCCGCGTCGAACGGCTGCTCTCCCTCGTCGGCCTGGCCGGACACACCACCAGCAGGCCCGCGGACCTGTCCGCCGGGCAGCGGCGCAGCGCGGCCCTCGCCCGTGCCCTCGTCCACGGCCCCGCGCTCCTGATCGCCGACGAACCCGCCGGTCCGCCCGGCGCCGGGAACGGCCCCGCCTTCCTGGAACTCCTGCGCGCCGTCGTCCGCGCCGAACACCTGACAGCCCTGGTCGCCGCACGCGACGCGGACCCGGCGGGCCCCGCCGACCGGGTGCTGGAGCTGAACGACGGAAGACTCGCCGCGCACTGA
- a CDS encoding DUF3159 domain-containing protein, with protein sequence MTSLDKPTEDPQQDARAVTEAALFEAFGGVRGMVETVVPGLLFVTIFTINKDLHWSAIAALGVSLLLVAVRLVMRDTVKHAFSGVFGVAFGVVFAMMTGNAKDFYLPGMIYTLGLAVAYIVTTLAGVPLIGLILGPVFKENLSWRTRNPGRKKAYAKASWAWGLILLAKCAVLFPLYWWADTAQLGWVLVALKIPPFLLAVWLTWVFLAKAPAPIDVFAEMEAEEQAEKEREAARAQQDTEATAGRHRRDG encoded by the coding sequence GTGACGTCGCTCGACAAGCCGACCGAAGACCCCCAGCAGGACGCGAGGGCGGTGACGGAGGCCGCGCTCTTCGAGGCGTTCGGCGGTGTGCGGGGCATGGTCGAGACCGTGGTGCCCGGCCTGCTCTTCGTCACCATCTTCACGATCAACAAGGACCTCCACTGGTCGGCGATCGCCGCCCTCGGGGTGTCCCTGCTGCTCGTCGCCGTCCGCCTGGTCATGCGCGACACCGTCAAGCACGCCTTCAGCGGCGTCTTCGGCGTCGCCTTCGGCGTGGTCTTCGCGATGATGACGGGCAACGCGAAGGACTTCTATCTGCCGGGCATGATCTACACGCTCGGCCTGGCCGTCGCCTACATCGTCACGACCCTCGCGGGTGTGCCCCTGATCGGCCTGATCCTCGGCCCGGTCTTCAAGGAGAACCTCTCCTGGCGCACCCGCAACCCGGGCCGCAAGAAGGCGTACGCCAAGGCCAGCTGGGCCTGGGGCCTGATCCTGCTCGCCAAGTGCGCGGTCCTCTTCCCGCTCTACTGGTGGGCCGACACCGCGCAACTGGGCTGGGTCCTGGTCGCGTTGAAGATCCCGCCGTTCCTGCTGGCCGTCTGGCTCACCTGGGTGTTCCTCGCGAAGGCCCCGGCCCCCATCGACGTGTTCGCGGAGATGGAGGCGGAGGAGCAGGCCGAGAAGGAGCGCGAGGCCGCCCGCGCGCAGCAGGACACCGAGGCCACGGCCGGCCGTCACCGCCGCGACGGCTAG